The window ATGAGCCCTGTTAATGTAGCAAGCAAGTGCAATGACTTAGCGTGCACAGCACTTAGCTAAAGGCTACTCTTTCACATTTAGCAGTGTTGAATCGGTTGATGACGACTAAAATCATTTTCCCCCTTTGTAAGGTGATGATTTTGAGTCCTCTCTGCTGAGTTTTGAGAAGCTGGATAGAGCATCTCCTGACCTATGGCCAGAGCAATGTAAGTTTGTCTTCTCCTCTCTGTGTTTGCTTCATAAAGACATGTAGCCTATCATTGCAATTTACTCATTCCTGTTTCTGATTCTCACACAGTGCCAGGAGTTGCGGAATTTGCTGCATCTTGCAAAAATGTGAGTGTTTTTCAAAGATCTATAGCTAGCATTGATAAATGAATAGACCTACATTGCTGAGAGAATGCACattcttattattattttttgtcttGCAGCCAATTACCAATTCTCCACCCAAATGGATGGCTGAACTGGAGAGTGAGGACATTGAAATGTTAAAAGGTAAAGTACAGTAGCGTCATATGGTACACTTACTGTTGAGCATTGCCTACCTGTGAAAATAGGGTAATAAGTATTCACTGACTGTACTCCAACTCTATTCCTCCGACAGAGCTGGGGAGTCTGACCACAGCCAACCTGATGGAGAAGGTCAAAGGGCTACAGAACCTGGCCTACCAGCTGGGCCTTGAGGAGTGTAAGTATATACACatgatacacatacacacacacacaaccagttgGGCACCAGAGCCCTGCACGGGCATACATTTTAAGCCCTACCCATGCCCGCGATGCTCAGGCACTACCCTACCCGGGCCCGATTGCTTCTGCCAAATTTAAGGCCCTGCCCGAAATTAGAAATAGTTTCCTCCATTAGTAAATCCATCACTTGCTCGCTGCTTGCTCTGCATGTGCTCTGCTCATGGCGGCTCTGGATCTGTGAGTATTCATAGCAACGGCTCCGCTTGAGCTGCTCTGCTCAATGACAAGACATATAGAGAGCTGTTAGCTACTTTTCATCACTGTAAACTCCGACAAAACTCAAtgaacattattattttctgtgaaataatctctcGTCTTATATTTGATGaggttgaagcacttctgacaccatgttatgatcATAGTCAGATACAGTATGAATGTACTGTGCAGCAGAGCACAAGGAAATGactcagcttcaaaatgttagtgatcaatttagtgataccTGAGCCCTGCCCGTACCCTAGTTATTGATGAAATAACCGGGGCCCGTCAGGCTTGGGTCGTGTAGCCCAGCTCTTGTCACTCCATAGGCTACCTCTAGATGGTGCTGCTAGCCTTATGGCTAATTTATGTCTGAACAGTCAAGGAACATCTCAAGTATTTGGTGCTACAGTCATTCTACTCATTTTACATTTCACGAAGTAGACACCGCTTAGTAAGATTCAATGTATTTCTAATTTTTCTGAATATTGATGTTATGAATTAGACAGCAATAGATCGTAAATGGAGAGTATTGGAGTGATTCCTCATGAAATCCAGACAAAAAAATGATGATTTTTGGAATTTTCactaaatgtaatccatagaaTAGTCCATTAGAGGATGGATTGTTGagatatatttgacatttgtatctaaaagcatcattgataaataattaattaaagttggcatatttatgacattttggcattaaccaggcctcctttaagactccataatgtttcatctttCATCTGATGCTACAAAGCAAAAAATTGGTGTCATTTGAAGCTTTaccgcttgctctgtaatatgagtagtattttgatttAAGTATATAAAGAAAATACTGAATATTGAAAAATCTAAACatgaaaatatataaaaacaatataaaacaatatttggtaaatatttcaatatattgttgaacatacagtgccttcagaaagtattcataccccttgacttattccacattttgttgtgacagcctgaattcaaaattgttaaaataatatattttttgtcacccatctacacacaataccccataatgacaacgtgaaaacatgtttttagaattgttttcacatttattgaaaatgaaatacataaatatctcatttacataagtattcacacccctgagtcaatacatgttagaataacctttggcagcgaatacagctgtgagtctttcacctggattgtacaatatttgcacattattatttttgtaattcttcaagctctgtgaagttggttgttgagcattgctagacagccattttcaagtcttgccatagatttccaagcctatttaagtcaaaactgtaactaggccactctggAACATTCAAAGTAATCTTGATAAGCAAATCCAGTGaatatttgaccttgtgttttaggttattgtcctgctgaaaggtgaatttgtctcccagtgtctgttggaaagcagactgaaccaggttttcctctaggattttgcctgtgcttagctctattcagtttatttttatcctaagaaaactcccttgccgatgacaagcatacccataacatgatgcagccaccaccatgtttgaaatttttttgaatttttatttagtgccttattgcaaacaggatgcctgTATTCTGTACAAatgtccttcttttcactctgtcatttaggttagtattgtttagtaagtaactacaatgttgccctcatggtgaaatccctaagtggtttccttcctctccggcaactgagttaggaaggacacctgtatctttgtagtgacggggtgtattgatacaccatccaaagtgtcattaataacttcaccatgctcaaagggatattcattgtctgcttttttattttttattttttactcaagacatttcagcttttcatttttaattaatttgtcaaaatgtctaaattatggggtattgtgtgtaggccagtgatacaatctcaatttaatcaattttaaatgcaggctgtaacacaacaacatttgggaAAAGCCAAGGGGTGTAActactttctgaagtcactgtaaTATACTTTACAGGCATGtcaaagttccagagtgggatctctgctagtTTAAAGTTATGGCCTATTTTATACAGAGAAATTGgctattttttatttgatttatttaacctttatttaaccaggtaagccagttgagaacaagttctcatttacaactgcgacctggccaagataaagcaaagcagtgcaataaaaacaacaacaacacaaggttacatatggaataaacaaaaactaaACGTACAgttaataacacaatagaaaatctatatacagtgtgtgcaaatgtagtaagttatggaggtaaggcaataaataggccatagtgcaaaataattacaatttagtattaacactggagtgatagatgtgcagaagatgtgcaaatagagatactggggtgcaaattagcaaaataaataacaatataaataataatatggggatgaggtagtttggtgggctaatttcagatgggctgtgtacaggtgcagtgatcggtaagctgctctgacaactgatgcttaaagttagtgagggagataagtgtctccagcttcagagatttttgcagttcgttccagtcatttgcagcagagaactggaaggaatggcggccaaaggaggtgttggctttggggatgaccagtgagatatacctgctggaacacatactacgggtgggtgttgctatggtgaccaatgatctaagataaggcggggatttgcctagaagtgatttatagatgacctgcagccagtgggtttggcgacgaatatgtagtgagggccaaccaacgagagtgtacaggtcacaatggtgggtagtatatggggctttggtgacaaaatggatggcactgtgatagactacatccaatttgctgagtagagtgttggaagctattttgtaaatgacatcgccgaagtcaaggatcggtaggatagtcagttttacgagggcatgtttagcagcatgagtgaaggaggctttgttgcgaaatagtaagccgattctagatttaactttggattggagatgcttaatgtgagtctggaaggagagtttaatGTCTAACCAGAAACCTAGGTATTTGTaattgtccacatattctaagtcagacccgccgagagtagtgattctagtcgggtgggcgggtgcaagcagcgttcgattgaagagcatgcatttagttttactagcgtttaagagcagttggaggccatggaaggagtgttgtatggcattgaagctcgtttggaggtttgttaacacagtgtccaatgaaggcccagatgtatacaaaatggtgtcgtctgtgtagaggtggatctgagagtcaccagcagcaagagcgacatcattgatatacacatagaatagagtcggcccgagaattgaaccctgtggcacccccagagactgccagaggtccagacaacaggccctccgatttgacacattgaactctatctgagaagtagttggtgaaccaggcgatgcagtcatttgagaaaccaagggtatttagtctgccaataagaatgcggtgattgacagagtcaaaagccttggccaggtcaatgaagacggctgcacagtactgtcttttatcgatcgcggttattatatcgtttaggatcttgagcgtggctgaggcgcacccatgaccagctcagaaaccagattgcatagcagagaaggtacggtgggattcgaaatggtcggtgatctgtttgttaactaggctttcaaatactttcgaaaggcagggcaggatggatataggtctgtaacagtttggatctagagtgtcaccccctttgaagagggggatgaccgtggcagctttccaatctctggggatctcagacgatacgaaagagaggttgaacaggctagtaataggggttgcgacaatttcggctgctaattttagaaagaaagggtccagattgtctagcccagctgatttgtaggggtccagatttagcagctctttcaggacatcagctatctgaatttgtgtgaaggagaagcggggggtggggcatgggcaagttgcagcggagggtgcagagctggtggccggggtaggggtagtcAGGtgaaaatgcttattgaaattctcgattatcgtagatttattggtggtgacagtgtttcctagccacagtgcagtgggcagttgggaggaggtgctcttattctccatggactttacagtgtcccaaaacgttttggagttagtgctacaggatgcacatttctgtttgaaaaagctagcctttgctttcctaactgattgtgtatattggttcctgacttccctgaaaagttgcatatcgcgggggctattcgatgctaatgcagtacgccacaggatgttttatgctggtcaagggcagtcaagtctgaggtgaaccaggggctatatctgttcttagttctgaatggggcatgcttatttaagatggagaggaaagcacatttgaagaacatccaggcatcctctactgacggaatgaggtcaatatccatccaggatacccgggccaggtcaattagaaaggtctgctcgctgaagtgttttagggagcgtttgacagtgatgagaggtggtcgtttgaccgtggacccattacggactcaggcaatgaggcagtgatcgctgagatcctggttgaagacagcggaggtgtatttagagggtaaattagtcaggatgatatctatgagggtgcccatgtttacggatttagggttgtacctggtaggttccttgagaatttgtgtgagattgagggcatctagtttagattgtaggacggccggggtgttaagcatatcccagtttaggtcaccaagcagtacgaactctgaggatagatggggggcaagcaattgacatatggtgtccagggcacaactggggtctgtagcaagcggcatcagtgagagacttatttctggaaaggtggatttttagaagtagaagctcaaactgtttaggcacagacctggatagtatgattgAGCTCtgtaggctatctctacagtagattgtgaccccaccccctttggcagttctatctagacagaaaatgttgtagttcggaatggaaatgtctgaatttttggtggccttcctcaTATTACAGAGCATTGAGCAAGCGGTACATTTTCATATGTCACCAATGTTTGTTTTGTAGCAACTACAGATGAAAcactatggagtcttaaaggacgcctgggtaaggccaaaatgtcataaATATGCTAACTTTGataaattatttctcaattatgcttttagatacaaatgCCACATATATGTAAAACATCTTTCCTCCAAAGGACTATTCTATGGATTGCATTTTGTGAAAATCCCCAAAATAATGGTATTTTTTTGTCTGGGTTTTGTGAGGAATCACTCATTGTATGGTTATATTGACGAAGGCTATCTTGTTGTCTAACTGGGTGTAGAAAGCAGTTAGAGCACTCCATGTATCTATCCTTTATTTGCATGGCGTTGATGATGGTTTTATAACTCAGTGTAAAACAACAGCAATTCAAGATTGCATTTAGAAGTCTGGTGATGTGGGGGCAGGTCTCACATAACACAACAAGTATTGAAGCATGTGATGGATGCAAAATGTGGTTTGACAGATTTTCTGCATCCATTGTCCTAATCCATAAAGTGTGGATTAGAGAGATGTAGCCTAGCTAAGTGCTCCTATTTTTCCTAAGAGGAATATGGGTACTTAGCTCGCTATGGACAAAGCACACCATGCGCAAACCCAGAAACAAAAAGCCATGACAGGGATTTGATACAGACTGAAATTATTTCCTCTCAAAGTATTTTTGAATTCTAACTTCGCATTTAACGTTGGCTGCACTCATTTTGCACACACTCTTGTTGCAGACTAGAGAGCTCCCTGACAACCAGATTTAAATATATGCTCTCTGGACGGAGTTCTATCTTAAATCTGGAGTGGATTTAGCATCCATTCAGTGCTTAAAACAGAAACTGTAATCTTGTACAGTGAGGACGAGGAACCCTCTGCCCCCCTTTGTGATTCTGAGA is drawn from Coregonus clupeaformis isolate EN_2021a chromosome 25, ASM2061545v1, whole genome shotgun sequence and contains these coding sequences:
- the LOC121539270 gene encoding protein lin-52 homolog translates to MDLKMASPNGGDDFESSLLSFEKLDRASPDLWPEQLPGVAEFAASCKNPITNSPPKWMAELESEDIEMLKELGSLTTANLMEKVKGLQNLAYQLGLEESREMTRGKFLNILERPKK